From Solidesulfovibrio sp., a single genomic window includes:
- a CDS encoding proton-conducting transporter membrane subunit, protein MLDTLVFATVLLPFLVAAVLLVLREQNVRKVILVATAGVLILSSLAMLRGGAFILSPAPLYDSLVTLGDFVILFVVLFVGFKRKNQIIIWLTVAQILGLIWLDFFMVQDHGATPAFFADDLSLVMVLIVSIVGSLIAVYGIGYMKEHEEHLHLTKSKQPQFFFFIVLFLGAMNGLVLANNLLWMYFFWECTTLCSFMLIGHDNTEIARKNAERALWMNVLGGTAFLFGLIILQKVAGTLSLADILARGPEFAVAGGAILIPMFLLVFAGMTKAAQAPFQSWLTGAMVAPTPVSALLHSSTMVKAGVYIIVRLAPIYAGTYLSNFIALFGAFVFLATAALAAGQSNGKKVLAYSTISNLALIIACAGINTPAAITAAILLILFHAISKALLFLCVGAIEQKIGSRDIEDMRGLYARMPRTAIITIIGVMTMMLPPFGMLMAKWMAIESAQGQFLVMIMLALGSGLTVLFWCRWAGILLISPFGKPQPETQACSVRLPLVILAALAVLVSLASPFVYNGLVAPVVAMYYKAAAYTTSYGNFDSGTGVFIIYPLFILLGLGFYYAVRQAKRVTAAQIAAPYMCGEQQSVDGKPGFLGPLGQHVAAASGSYYLEQFFGENVLTKWINVVALAVLVIMLFGGAL, encoded by the coding sequence ATGCTCGACACGTTGGTCTTTGCGACGGTGCTGTTGCCGTTTCTGGTAGCAGCCGTGTTGCTCGTTTTGCGTGAGCAAAACGTGCGCAAGGTCATCCTGGTGGCCACGGCGGGAGTGCTTATCCTCTCGTCGCTGGCGATGCTGCGCGGGGGGGCGTTCATCCTGTCGCCGGCGCCACTGTATGACTCCCTCGTCACCCTTGGCGACTTTGTCATCCTCTTCGTGGTGCTGTTCGTGGGTTTCAAACGCAAAAACCAGATCATCATCTGGCTGACCGTCGCGCAGATCCTCGGGCTCATTTGGCTCGACTTCTTCATGGTCCAGGACCATGGGGCCACGCCCGCGTTCTTCGCCGACGACCTCAGCCTGGTCATGGTGCTCATCGTCTCCATCGTGGGTTCGCTGATCGCCGTCTACGGCATCGGCTACATGAAGGAGCACGAGGAACATCTGCACCTGACCAAGTCGAAGCAACCGCAGTTCTTCTTTTTCATCGTGTTGTTCCTGGGCGCCATGAACGGCCTGGTCCTGGCCAACAACCTGCTGTGGATGTACTTCTTCTGGGAATGCACCACGCTGTGCTCGTTCATGCTCATCGGGCATGACAACACCGAAATCGCCCGCAAAAACGCGGAACGCGCCCTGTGGATGAACGTGCTCGGCGGCACGGCCTTCCTGTTCGGGCTCATCATCCTGCAAAAAGTGGCCGGCACCCTGTCCCTGGCCGACATTCTGGCCCGGGGGCCGGAATTCGCCGTGGCCGGCGGGGCCATCCTCATCCCCATGTTCCTGCTGGTCTTCGCCGGCATGACCAAGGCCGCCCAGGCGCCGTTCCAGAGCTGGCTCACCGGCGCCATGGTCGCGCCCACCCCGGTTTCGGCGTTGCTGCACTCCTCCACCATGGTCAAGGCCGGCGTGTACATCATCGTGCGCCTGGCCCCGATCTACGCCGGCACCTACCTCAGCAACTTCATCGCGCTGTTCGGGGCCTTCGTCTTCCTGGCCACGGCCGCCCTGGCCGCCGGACAGTCCAACGGCAAGAAGGTCCTGGCCTACTCCACCATCTCCAACCTGGCGCTGATTATCGCCTGCGCCGGCATCAACACCCCGGCCGCCATCACCGCGGCCATCCTGCTGATCCTGTTCCACGCCATCTCCAAGGCGTTGCTCTTTTTGTGCGTGGGCGCCATCGAGCAGAAGATCGGCTCGCGCGACATCGAGGACATGCGCGGCCTCTACGCCCGCATGCCCCGCACGGCGATCATCACCATCATCGGCGTCATGACCATGATGCTGCCTCCCTTCGGCATGCTCATGGCCAAGTGGATGGCCATCGAATCGGCCCAGGGCCAGTTCCTGGTCATGATCATGCTGGCGCTGGGTTCCGGCCTGACCGTGCTGTTCTGGTGCCGCTGGGCCGGCATCCTGCTGATTTCGCCCTTCGGCAAGCCCCAGCCCGAGACCCAGGCCTGCTCCGTGCGCCTGCCCCTGGTGATCCTGGCCGCCCTGGCCGTGCTGGTGAGCCTGGCCTCGCCCTTCGTCTACAACGGCCTGGTCGCGCCGGTCGTGGCCATGTACTACAAGGCGGCGGCCTACACCACGAGCTACGGCAACTTCGACTCCGGCACGGGTGTCTTCATCATCTACCCGCTGTTCATCCTGCTCGGCCTGGGCTTCTACTACGCCGTCAGGCAGGCCAAGCGGGTCACCGCCGCCCAGATCGCGGCCCCCTACATGTGCGGCGAACAACAATCCGTCGACGGCAAGCCCGGCTTCCTCGGGCCCCTGGGCCAGCATGTGGCCGCCGCCTCCGGCAGCTACTACCTGGAGCAGTTTTTCGGCGAGAACGTGCTGACGAAGTGGATCAACGTCGTCGCCCTGGCCGTGCTCGTGATCATGCTTTTCGGAGGCGCCCTGTGA
- the groES gene encoding co-chaperone GroES, with product MKLKPLGDRVLVKRLEQEEVTKGGIIIPDSAKEKPMKGEIIAVGPGKLGEDGKHMKMHVEKGDLVLFNKYAGTEIKVDDEDFLVMREDDILAVIEA from the coding sequence ATGAAGCTCAAACCCTTAGGCGATCGCGTGCTTGTCAAACGGCTGGAGCAGGAGGAAGTGACCAAAGGCGGCATCATCATCCCCGATTCCGCCAAGGAAAAGCCCATGAAGGGCGAAATCATCGCCGTCGGCCCGGGCAAGCTCGGCGAGGACGGCAAGCACATGAAGATGCATGTGGAAAAGGGCGACCTGGTCCTTTTCAACAAGTACGCCGGCACCGAGATCAAGGTCGACGACGAGGACTTCCTCGTCATGCGCGAAGACGACATCCTGGCCGTCATCGAAGCCTAG
- the groL gene encoding chaperonin GroEL (60 kDa chaperone family; promotes refolding of misfolded polypeptides especially under stressful conditions; forms two stacked rings of heptamers to form a barrel-shaped 14mer; ends can be capped by GroES; misfolded proteins enter the barrel where they are refolded when GroES binds), which translates to MAAKEILFDSKAREKLKRGVDKLANAVKVTLGPKGRNVVIEKSFGSPIITKDGVTVAKEIELEDKFENMGAQMVKEVASKTSDIAGDGTTTATILAQSIFTEGVKLVAAGRNPMAIKRGIDKAVESIVTELETLAKPTRDQKEIAQVGTISANSDATIGNIIAEAMNKVGKEGVITVEEAKGMETTLDVVEGMQFDRGYLSPYFVTDPERMVCELDEPLILINEKKVSSMKDLLPILEQVAKMSRPLLIVAEDIEGEALATLVVNKLRGTLQVCAVKAPGFGDRRKAMLEDIAILTGGQSVSEDLGIKLENITLVDLGKAKRVIVDKENTTIVDGAGDADKIKARVKQIRAQIDETTSSYDKEKLQERLAKIVGGVAVINVGAATETEMKEKKARVEDALNATRAAVEEGIVPGGGVALVRCVKNLAAIKPADDDEQAGIEIVRRAIEEPLRQIAGNAGFEGSIVVAKVRDGKDGFGFNAATGDYEDLIKAGVIDPKKVTRIALQNSSSVAGLLLTTEAAIAEKPEPKKDMPPMPGGGMGGMGGMY; encoded by the coding sequence ATGGCTGCCAAAGAGATCCTGTTCGATTCCAAAGCCCGCGAAAAGCTGAAAAGGGGCGTTGACAAGCTGGCCAACGCCGTGAAGGTCACCCTGGGGCCCAAGGGCCGCAACGTGGTCATCGAGAAGTCCTTCGGCTCGCCGATCATCACCAAGGACGGCGTGACCGTGGCCAAGGAGATCGAGCTCGAGGACAAGTTCGAGAACATGGGCGCCCAGATGGTCAAGGAAGTCGCCTCCAAGACTTCCGACATCGCCGGCGACGGCACCACCACGGCCACCATCCTGGCCCAGTCCATCTTCACCGAGGGCGTCAAGCTCGTGGCCGCCGGCCGCAACCCCATGGCCATCAAGCGCGGCATCGACAAGGCCGTCGAGTCCATCGTGACCGAGCTCGAGACCCTGGCCAAGCCCACGCGCGACCAGAAGGAAATCGCCCAGGTCGGCACCATTTCCGCCAACTCCGACGCCACCATCGGCAACATCATCGCCGAGGCCATGAACAAGGTCGGCAAGGAAGGCGTCATCACCGTCGAGGAAGCCAAGGGCATGGAGACCACCCTGGACGTGGTCGAGGGCATGCAGTTCGACCGCGGCTACCTCTCCCCCTATTTCGTCACCGATCCCGAGCGCATGGTCTGCGAACTCGACGAGCCCCTCATTCTCATCAACGAGAAGAAGGTCTCCTCCATGAAGGACCTGCTGCCGATCCTGGAGCAGGTGGCCAAGATGTCCCGTCCGCTCCTCATCGTGGCCGAAGACATCGAGGGCGAGGCCCTGGCCACGCTCGTCGTCAACAAGCTGCGCGGCACCCTGCAGGTTTGCGCCGTCAAGGCCCCGGGCTTCGGCGACCGCCGCAAGGCCATGCTGGAAGACATCGCCATCCTGACCGGCGGCCAGTCCGTGTCCGAGGACCTGGGCATCAAGCTGGAAAACATCACCCTGGTCGACCTCGGCAAGGCCAAGCGCGTCATCGTCGACAAGGAGAACACCACCATCGTCGACGGCGCCGGCGACGCCGACAAGATCAAGGCCCGGGTCAAGCAGATCCGCGCCCAGATCGACGAGACCACCTCCAGCTACGACAAGGAAAAGCTCCAGGAGCGCCTGGCCAAGATCGTCGGCGGCGTGGCCGTCATCAACGTCGGCGCGGCCACCGAGACCGAGATGAAGGAGAAGAAGGCCCGCGTCGAGGACGCGCTCAACGCCACCCGCGCGGCCGTGGAGGAAGGCATCGTTCCCGGCGGCGGCGTCGCCCTGGTGCGCTGCGTGAAGAACCTGGCCGCCATCAAGCCGGCCGACGACGACGAGCAGGCCGGCATCGAGATCGTGCGCCGGGCCATCGAGGAGCCGTTGCGCCAGATCGCCGGCAACGCCGGCTTCGAGGGCTCCATCGTCGTGGCCAAGGTGCGCGACGGCAAGGACGGCTTCGGCTTCAACGCCGCCACCGGCGACTACGAAGACCTGATCAAGGCCGGCGTCATCGACCCGAAAAAGGTCACCCGCATCGCCCTGCAGAATTCCTCCTCCGTGGCCGGCCTGCTCCTGACCACCGAGGCGGCCATCGCCGAAAAGCCCGAGCCGAAAAAGGACATGCCCCCGATGCCCGGCGGCGGCATGGGCGGCATGGGCGGCATGTACTAA
- a CDS encoding complex I subunit 1 family protein, whose translation MTKIIIAILALVLAPIAGALISGVDRRVTAWLQSRYGPPILQPFYDVLKLLGKEPMVTNTWQALCAYVYVVGAALSVVLLFTGSDLLLIFFVLTVGAVFLVMGALASPSPYSQIGGQRELLQMLAYEPLLILVFAAIAMVTGSFKVSAVFELSRPMLYDIPLMFIVLGYALTIKLRKSPFDISACHHAHQELVRGVYTEYSGPYLAMIEIAHWYEVILVLGLCGLFWSTSVVGMIVLVVLTYLAEIIVDNVTARLTWRWMLKSAVGMGVVLTIINMLWLYAQ comes from the coding sequence ATTACCAAAATCATCATCGCCATACTGGCCCTGGTCCTGGCCCCCATCGCGGGGGCGCTGATCTCCGGCGTGGATCGCCGCGTCACCGCCTGGCTCCAGTCCCGTTATGGTCCGCCCATCCTCCAGCCCTTCTACGACGTGCTGAAGCTTCTGGGCAAGGAGCCCATGGTCACCAACACCTGGCAGGCCCTGTGCGCCTACGTGTACGTGGTCGGCGCGGCGCTGTCCGTGGTCCTGTTGTTCACCGGCTCGGACCTGCTGCTCATCTTCTTCGTCCTGACCGTGGGTGCCGTCTTCCTGGTCATGGGCGCGCTCGCTTCCCCCTCGCCCTACAGCCAGATCGGCGGCCAGCGCGAACTGCTCCAGATGCTGGCCTACGAGCCGCTTTTGATCCTCGTCTTCGCCGCCATCGCCATGGTCACCGGCAGCTTCAAGGTCAGCGCCGTCTTCGAGCTGTCCCGGCCCATGCTCTACGACATCCCGCTCATGTTCATCGTCCTGGGCTATGCGCTGACCATCAAGCTGCGCAAGTCGCCGTTTGACATCTCGGCCTGCCACCACGCCCACCAGGAACTGGTGCGCGGCGTGTACACCGAGTACTCCGGCCCCTACCTGGCCATGATCGAGATCGCCCACTGGTACGAGGTGATCCTGGTGCTCGGGCTGTGCGGCCTGTTCTGGTCGACGAGCGTCGTCGGCATGATCGTGTTGGTGGTTTTGACCTACCTGGCCGAAATCATCGTGGACAACGTCACCGCCCGCCTGACCTGGCGCTGGATGCTCAAGTCGGCCGTGGGCATGGGCGTGGTCCTCACCATCATCAACATGCTGTGGCTCTACGCCCAATAA